Proteins encoded within one genomic window of Ailuropoda melanoleuca isolate Jingjing chromosome 16, ASM200744v2, whole genome shotgun sequence:
- the PITPNM1 gene encoding membrane-associated phosphatidylinositol transfer protein 1 isoform X1 — protein MLIKEYHILLPMSLDEYQVAQLYMIQKKSREESSGEGSGVEILANRPYTDGPGGSGQYTHKVYHVGSHIPGWFRALLPKAALQVEEESWNAYPYTRTRYTCPFVEKFSIEIETYYLPDGGQQPNVFNLSGAERRQRILDTIDIVRDAVAPGEYKAEEDPRLYRSAKTGRGPLADDWARTAAQTGPLMCAYKLCKVEFRYWGMQAKIEQFIHDVGLRRVMLRAHRQAWCWQDEWTELSMADIRALEEETARMLAQRMAKCNTGSEGLEAQAPGKPSVEARAAASHAGTPDGPEAPSGPDASPDASFGKQWSSSSRSSYSSQHGGGVSPQSLSEWRMQNIARDSENSSEEEFFDAHEGFSDSDEVFPKEMTKWNSNDFIDAFASPMEAEGTPDPGTEATKDIGDGARAPRDSEGPDGAGELGPEACTVHALFLILHSGNILDSGPGDANSKQADVQTLSLAFEAVTRIHFPEALGHVALRLVPCPPICAAAYALVSNLSPYSHDGDSLSRSQDHIPLAALPLLATSSSRYQGAVATVIARTNQAYAAFLRSSEGAGFCGQVVLIGDGVGGILGFDALCHSASAGTGSRGSSRRGSMNNELLSPEVGPVRDPLADGVEGLGRASPEPSVLPAQRTPSDMISPESEGAQNSLQAAPPTTSSGEPRRASTASCPPAAASEAPDGPTSTARLDFKVSGFFLFGSPLGLVLALRKTVMPALEVAQMRPACEQIYNLFHAADPCASRLEPLLAPKFQAIAPLAVPRYQKFPLGDGSSLLLADTLQTHSGLFLEELEMLVPSTPTSASGAFWKGGELGTDPPAQPAAPSTTSEVVKILERWWGTKRIDYSLYCPEALTAFPTVTLPHLFHASYWESADVVAFILRQVIEKEQPQLTECEEPSIYSPAFPREKWQRKRTQVKIRNVTSNHRASDTVVCEGRPQVLNGRFMYGPLDVVTLTGEKVDVYIMTQPLSGKWIHFGTEVTNSSGRLTFPVPLERALGIGVYPVRMVVRGDHTYAECCLTVVARGTEAVVFSIDGSFTASVSIMGSDPKVRAGAVDVVRHWQDAGYLIVYVTGRPDMQKHRVVAWLSQHNFPHGVVSFCDGLTHDPLRQKAMFLQSLVQEVELNIVAGYGSPKDVAVYAALGLPPSQTYIVGRAVRKLQAQCQFLSDGYVAHLGQLEAGAHPHAPAGPSRAALAKSSYSGATPVDFLRKQGQLLRSRGPSQVEREGPGTPPTTLARGKARSISLKLDSEE, from the exons ATGCTCATCAAGGAGTACCACATTCTGCTGCCCATGAGCCTGGATGAGTACCAGGTGGCCCAGCTCTACATGATCCAG AAAAAGAGTCGGGAGGAGTCGAGCGGTGAGGGCAGTGGTGTGGAGATCCTGGCCAACCGGCCCTACACGGATGGACCCGGCGGCAGCGGGCAGTACACACACAAGGTGTACCACGTGGGCTCCCACATCCCAGGCTGGTTCCGGGCACTGCTGCCCAAGGCTGCCCtgcaggtggaagaggaatcCTGGAATGCCTATCCCTACACCCGAACACG GTACACCTGCCCCTTTGTGGAGAAATTCTCCATTGAAATAGAGACGTATTACCTGCCTGATGGGGGGCAGCAGCCAAATGTCTTCAACCTGAGTGGAGCTGAGAGGAGACAGCGCATCCTGG ACACCATCGACATCGTGCGGGATGCAGTGGCCCCAGGAGAATACAAAGCGGAAGAGGACCCCCGGCTGTACCGCTCAGCCAAGACTGGCCGAGGACCACTGGCTGATGACTGGGCGCGCACAGCGGCCCAAACAGGGCCCCTCATGTGTGCCTATAAGCTGTGCAAGGTCGAGTTCCGCTACTGGGGCATGCAGGCCAAGATCGAGCAGTTCATCCATGATGTCG GTCTGCGTCGGGTGATGCTACGGGCCCACCGCCAGGCTTGGTGCTGGCAGGATGAATGGACAGAGCTGAGCATGGCTGACATCCGGGCGCTGGAGGAAGAGACTGCCCGCATGTTGGCACAGCGCATGGCCAAGTGCAACACAGGCAGTGAGGGGCTGGAGGCCCAGGCCCCCGGGAAGCCTAGTGTTGAGGCCCGGGCCGCGGCCAGCCACGCTGGCACCCCCGATGGGCCTGAGGCCCCCTCTGGCCCTGACGCCTCGCCTGATGCCAGTTTCGGCAAGCAGTGGTCCTCGTCCTCCCGTTCCTCCTACTCATCCCAGCACGGAG GGGGTGTGTCTCCGCAGAGCTTGTCTGAATGGCGCATGCAGAACATCGCCCGAGACTCTGAGAACAGCTCTGAGGAGGAGTTCTTTGATGCCCACG AAGGCTTCTCGGACAGTGACGAGGTCTTCCCCAAGGAGATGACCAAGTGGAACTCCAATGATTTCATTGACGCCTTTGCCTCCCCCATGGAGGCCGAGGGGACGCCAG ACCCTGGAACCGAGGCCACCAAAGACATTGGGGATGGGGCCCGAGCACCCAGGGACTCAGAG ggccCAGAcggagctggggagctggggccCGAGGCCTGCACAGTCCACGCCCTCTTCCTCATCCTGCACAGCGGCAACATCCTGGACTCGGGCCCCGGAGATGCCAACTCCAAGCAGGCGGACGTGCAGACCCTGAGCCTGGCCTTTGAGGCTGTCACACGAATCCACTTCCCCGAGGCCTTGGGCCACGTGGCACTGCGTCTGGTGCCCTGCCCGCCCATCTGCGCTGCTGCCTATGCCCTTGTCTCCAA CCTGAGCCCCTACAGTCATGACGGTGACAGCCTGTCGCGCTCCCAGGACCACATTCCACTGGCTGCCCTGCCGCTGCTGGCCACCTCGTCCTCCCGGTACCAAGGCGCTGTGGCCACTGTCATTGCCCGCACCAACCAGGCCTACGCTGCCTTCCTGCGCTCATCTGAGGGTGCTGGCTTCTGCGGGCAG GTGGTGCTGATTGGAGACGGCGTCGGCGGCATCCTGGGCTTCGATGCACTCTGTCACAGCGCCAGCGCGGGCACGGGGAGCCGGGGCAGCAGCCGCCGAGGGAGCATG AACAATGAGCTGCTCTCCCCAGAGGTCGGCCCAGTGCGAGACCCCCTGGCAGATGGGGTGGAGGGGTTGGGCCGGGCCAGCCCAGAACCCTCAGTCCTGCCTGCCCAGCGCACCCCCAGCGACATGATCAGTCCTGAGTCCGAGGGTGCTCAGAACAG cCTGCAGGCAgcccccccaaccacctcctccGGGGAGCCCAGGCGGGCAAGCACAGCCTCCTGCCCACCTGCTGCCGCTTCTGAGGCTCCCGATGGCCCCACCAGCACTGCCCGCCTTGACTTCAAGGTCTCCGGCTTCTTCCTCTTTGGCTCCCCGCTGGGCCTGGTGCTGGCTTTGCGCAAAACCGTGATGCCCGCCTTGGAAG TGGCCCAAATGCGCCCAGCCTGTGAGCAGATTTACAACCTCTTCCACGCGGCCGACCCCTGCGCCTCCCGCCTTGAGCCCTTGCTGGCCCCCAAGTTCCAAGCTATCGCCCCACTGGCCGTGCCCCGCTACCAGAAGTTCCCCCTGGGAGACGGCTCATCCCTGCTGTTGG ctgaCACTCTGCAGACACACTCAGGCCTCTTTCTGGAAGAGCTGGAGATGTTGGTGCCCTCAACACCCACCTCTGCCAGCGGTGCCTTCTGGAAGGGCGGTGAGTTAGGCACCGATCCACCGGcccagccagctgcccccagcACCACCAGTGAGGTGGTTAAGA TCCTGGAGCGCTGGTGGGGGACCAAGCGGATTGACTACTCACTCTACTGCCCCGAGGCACTCACCGCCTTCCCCACCGTCACGCTGCCCCACCTCTTCCACGCCAGCTACTGGGAATCGGCTGATGTGGTGGCCTTCATCCTGCGCCAG GTGATCGAGAAGGAGCAGCCACAGCTGACGGAGTGCGAGGAGCCGTCCATCTACAGCCCGGCCTTCCCCAGAGAGAAGTGGCAGCGCAAACGCACGCAAGTCAAGATCCGG AACGTCACTTCCAACCACCGAGCAAGCGACACGGTTGTGTGCGAGGGCCGCCCCCAGGTGCTGAACGGGCGCTTCATGTACGGGCCCCTGGATGTGGTCACGCTCACTGGAGAGAAG GTGGACGTCTACATCATGACGCAGCCGCTGTCGGGCAAGTGGATCCACTTCGGCACTGAGGTCACCAACAGCTCCGGCCGCCTCACCTTCCCGGTGCCCCTCGAGCGCGCGCTGGGCATCGGCGTCTACCCGGTGCGCATGGTGGTCAG GGGCGACCACACGTACGCCGAGTGCTGCCTGACTGTGGTGGCCCGCGGCACCGAGGCCGTGGTCTTCAGCATCGACGGCTCCTTCACCGCCAGCGTCTCCATCATGGGCAGCGACCCGAAGGTGCGCGCCGGCGCCGTGGACGTGGTCAG GCACTGGCAGGACGCCGGCTACCTGATCGTGTACGTAACGGGCCGGCCGGATATGCAGAAGCACCGCGTGGTGGCCTGGCTGTCGCAGCACAACTTTCCTCACGGCGTCGTCTCCTTCTGCGATGGCCTCACCCACGACCCACTGCGCCAGAAAGCGATGTTTCTGCAGAGCCTGGTCCAGGAG GTAGAACTGAACATCGTGGCCGGCTATGGGTCCCCCAAAGACGTGGCCGTATATGCGGCACTGGGCCTGCCTCCCAGCCAGACCTACATCGTGGGCCGTGCGGTGCGGAAGCTGCAAGCTCAGTGCCAG TTCCTGTCAGATGGCTACGTGGCCCACCTGGGCCAGCTGGAGGCAGGCGCCCACCCTCATGCCCCCGCGGGACCCTCCAGGGCTGCCCTGGCCAAGAGCAGCTACAGCGGGGCCACCCCCGTGGACTTCCTCCGCAAGCAGGGCCAGCTGCTTCGCTCCAGGGGCCCCAGTCAGGTGGAGCGCGAGGGCCCAGGGACACCGCCCACCACCCTGGCCCGAGGCAAGGCCCGGAGCATCAGCCTCAAGTTGGACAGCGAAGAGTGA
- the PITPNM1 gene encoding membrane-associated phosphatidylinositol transfer protein 1 isoform X2, protein MLIKEYHILLPMSLDEYQVAQLYMIQKKSREESSGEGSGVEILANRPYTDGPGGSGQYTHKVYHVGSHIPGWFRALLPKAALQVEEESWNAYPYTRTRYTCPFVEKFSIEIETYYLPDGGQQPNVFNLSGAERRQRILDTIDIVRDAVAPGEYKAEEDPRLYRSAKTGRGPLADDWARTAAQTGPLMCAYKLCKVEFRYWGMQAKIEQFIHDVGLRRVMLRAHRQAWCWQDEWTELSMADIRALEEETARMLAQRMAKCNTGSEGLEAQAPGKPSVEARAAASHAGTPDGPEAPSGPDASPDASFGKQWSSSSRSSYSSQHGGGVSPQSLSEWRMQNIARDSENSSEEEFFDAHGFSDSDEVFPKEMTKWNSNDFIDAFASPMEAEGTPDPGTEATKDIGDGARAPRDSEGPDGAGELGPEACTVHALFLILHSGNILDSGPGDANSKQADVQTLSLAFEAVTRIHFPEALGHVALRLVPCPPICAAAYALVSNLSPYSHDGDSLSRSQDHIPLAALPLLATSSSRYQGAVATVIARTNQAYAAFLRSSEGAGFCGQVVLIGDGVGGILGFDALCHSASAGTGSRGSSRRGSMNNELLSPEVGPVRDPLADGVEGLGRASPEPSVLPAQRTPSDMISPESEGAQNSLQAAPPTTSSGEPRRASTASCPPAAASEAPDGPTSTARLDFKVSGFFLFGSPLGLVLALRKTVMPALEVAQMRPACEQIYNLFHAADPCASRLEPLLAPKFQAIAPLAVPRYQKFPLGDGSSLLLADTLQTHSGLFLEELEMLVPSTPTSASGAFWKGGELGTDPPAQPAAPSTTSEVVKILERWWGTKRIDYSLYCPEALTAFPTVTLPHLFHASYWESADVVAFILRQVIEKEQPQLTECEEPSIYSPAFPREKWQRKRTQVKIRNVTSNHRASDTVVCEGRPQVLNGRFMYGPLDVVTLTGEKVDVYIMTQPLSGKWIHFGTEVTNSSGRLTFPVPLERALGIGVYPVRMVVRGDHTYAECCLTVVARGTEAVVFSIDGSFTASVSIMGSDPKVRAGAVDVVRHWQDAGYLIVYVTGRPDMQKHRVVAWLSQHNFPHGVVSFCDGLTHDPLRQKAMFLQSLVQEVELNIVAGYGSPKDVAVYAALGLPPSQTYIVGRAVRKLQAQCQFLSDGYVAHLGQLEAGAHPHAPAGPSRAALAKSSYSGATPVDFLRKQGQLLRSRGPSQVEREGPGTPPTTLARGKARSISLKLDSEE, encoded by the exons ATGCTCATCAAGGAGTACCACATTCTGCTGCCCATGAGCCTGGATGAGTACCAGGTGGCCCAGCTCTACATGATCCAG AAAAAGAGTCGGGAGGAGTCGAGCGGTGAGGGCAGTGGTGTGGAGATCCTGGCCAACCGGCCCTACACGGATGGACCCGGCGGCAGCGGGCAGTACACACACAAGGTGTACCACGTGGGCTCCCACATCCCAGGCTGGTTCCGGGCACTGCTGCCCAAGGCTGCCCtgcaggtggaagaggaatcCTGGAATGCCTATCCCTACACCCGAACACG GTACACCTGCCCCTTTGTGGAGAAATTCTCCATTGAAATAGAGACGTATTACCTGCCTGATGGGGGGCAGCAGCCAAATGTCTTCAACCTGAGTGGAGCTGAGAGGAGACAGCGCATCCTGG ACACCATCGACATCGTGCGGGATGCAGTGGCCCCAGGAGAATACAAAGCGGAAGAGGACCCCCGGCTGTACCGCTCAGCCAAGACTGGCCGAGGACCACTGGCTGATGACTGGGCGCGCACAGCGGCCCAAACAGGGCCCCTCATGTGTGCCTATAAGCTGTGCAAGGTCGAGTTCCGCTACTGGGGCATGCAGGCCAAGATCGAGCAGTTCATCCATGATGTCG GTCTGCGTCGGGTGATGCTACGGGCCCACCGCCAGGCTTGGTGCTGGCAGGATGAATGGACAGAGCTGAGCATGGCTGACATCCGGGCGCTGGAGGAAGAGACTGCCCGCATGTTGGCACAGCGCATGGCCAAGTGCAACACAGGCAGTGAGGGGCTGGAGGCCCAGGCCCCCGGGAAGCCTAGTGTTGAGGCCCGGGCCGCGGCCAGCCACGCTGGCACCCCCGATGGGCCTGAGGCCCCCTCTGGCCCTGACGCCTCGCCTGATGCCAGTTTCGGCAAGCAGTGGTCCTCGTCCTCCCGTTCCTCCTACTCATCCCAGCACGGAG GGGGTGTGTCTCCGCAGAGCTTGTCTGAATGGCGCATGCAGAACATCGCCCGAGACTCTGAGAACAGCTCTGAGGAGGAGTTCTTTGATGCCCACG GCTTCTCGGACAGTGACGAGGTCTTCCCCAAGGAGATGACCAAGTGGAACTCCAATGATTTCATTGACGCCTTTGCCTCCCCCATGGAGGCCGAGGGGACGCCAG ACCCTGGAACCGAGGCCACCAAAGACATTGGGGATGGGGCCCGAGCACCCAGGGACTCAGAG ggccCAGAcggagctggggagctggggccCGAGGCCTGCACAGTCCACGCCCTCTTCCTCATCCTGCACAGCGGCAACATCCTGGACTCGGGCCCCGGAGATGCCAACTCCAAGCAGGCGGACGTGCAGACCCTGAGCCTGGCCTTTGAGGCTGTCACACGAATCCACTTCCCCGAGGCCTTGGGCCACGTGGCACTGCGTCTGGTGCCCTGCCCGCCCATCTGCGCTGCTGCCTATGCCCTTGTCTCCAA CCTGAGCCCCTACAGTCATGACGGTGACAGCCTGTCGCGCTCCCAGGACCACATTCCACTGGCTGCCCTGCCGCTGCTGGCCACCTCGTCCTCCCGGTACCAAGGCGCTGTGGCCACTGTCATTGCCCGCACCAACCAGGCCTACGCTGCCTTCCTGCGCTCATCTGAGGGTGCTGGCTTCTGCGGGCAG GTGGTGCTGATTGGAGACGGCGTCGGCGGCATCCTGGGCTTCGATGCACTCTGTCACAGCGCCAGCGCGGGCACGGGGAGCCGGGGCAGCAGCCGCCGAGGGAGCATG AACAATGAGCTGCTCTCCCCAGAGGTCGGCCCAGTGCGAGACCCCCTGGCAGATGGGGTGGAGGGGTTGGGCCGGGCCAGCCCAGAACCCTCAGTCCTGCCTGCCCAGCGCACCCCCAGCGACATGATCAGTCCTGAGTCCGAGGGTGCTCAGAACAG cCTGCAGGCAgcccccccaaccacctcctccGGGGAGCCCAGGCGGGCAAGCACAGCCTCCTGCCCACCTGCTGCCGCTTCTGAGGCTCCCGATGGCCCCACCAGCACTGCCCGCCTTGACTTCAAGGTCTCCGGCTTCTTCCTCTTTGGCTCCCCGCTGGGCCTGGTGCTGGCTTTGCGCAAAACCGTGATGCCCGCCTTGGAAG TGGCCCAAATGCGCCCAGCCTGTGAGCAGATTTACAACCTCTTCCACGCGGCCGACCCCTGCGCCTCCCGCCTTGAGCCCTTGCTGGCCCCCAAGTTCCAAGCTATCGCCCCACTGGCCGTGCCCCGCTACCAGAAGTTCCCCCTGGGAGACGGCTCATCCCTGCTGTTGG ctgaCACTCTGCAGACACACTCAGGCCTCTTTCTGGAAGAGCTGGAGATGTTGGTGCCCTCAACACCCACCTCTGCCAGCGGTGCCTTCTGGAAGGGCGGTGAGTTAGGCACCGATCCACCGGcccagccagctgcccccagcACCACCAGTGAGGTGGTTAAGA TCCTGGAGCGCTGGTGGGGGACCAAGCGGATTGACTACTCACTCTACTGCCCCGAGGCACTCACCGCCTTCCCCACCGTCACGCTGCCCCACCTCTTCCACGCCAGCTACTGGGAATCGGCTGATGTGGTGGCCTTCATCCTGCGCCAG GTGATCGAGAAGGAGCAGCCACAGCTGACGGAGTGCGAGGAGCCGTCCATCTACAGCCCGGCCTTCCCCAGAGAGAAGTGGCAGCGCAAACGCACGCAAGTCAAGATCCGG AACGTCACTTCCAACCACCGAGCAAGCGACACGGTTGTGTGCGAGGGCCGCCCCCAGGTGCTGAACGGGCGCTTCATGTACGGGCCCCTGGATGTGGTCACGCTCACTGGAGAGAAG GTGGACGTCTACATCATGACGCAGCCGCTGTCGGGCAAGTGGATCCACTTCGGCACTGAGGTCACCAACAGCTCCGGCCGCCTCACCTTCCCGGTGCCCCTCGAGCGCGCGCTGGGCATCGGCGTCTACCCGGTGCGCATGGTGGTCAG GGGCGACCACACGTACGCCGAGTGCTGCCTGACTGTGGTGGCCCGCGGCACCGAGGCCGTGGTCTTCAGCATCGACGGCTCCTTCACCGCCAGCGTCTCCATCATGGGCAGCGACCCGAAGGTGCGCGCCGGCGCCGTGGACGTGGTCAG GCACTGGCAGGACGCCGGCTACCTGATCGTGTACGTAACGGGCCGGCCGGATATGCAGAAGCACCGCGTGGTGGCCTGGCTGTCGCAGCACAACTTTCCTCACGGCGTCGTCTCCTTCTGCGATGGCCTCACCCACGACCCACTGCGCCAGAAAGCGATGTTTCTGCAGAGCCTGGTCCAGGAG GTAGAACTGAACATCGTGGCCGGCTATGGGTCCCCCAAAGACGTGGCCGTATATGCGGCACTGGGCCTGCCTCCCAGCCAGACCTACATCGTGGGCCGTGCGGTGCGGAAGCTGCAAGCTCAGTGCCAG TTCCTGTCAGATGGCTACGTGGCCCACCTGGGCCAGCTGGAGGCAGGCGCCCACCCTCATGCCCCCGCGGGACCCTCCAGGGCTGCCCTGGCCAAGAGCAGCTACAGCGGGGCCACCCCCGTGGACTTCCTCCGCAAGCAGGGCCAGCTGCTTCGCTCCAGGGGCCCCAGTCAGGTGGAGCGCGAGGGCCCAGGGACACCGCCCACCACCCTGGCCCGAGGCAAGGCCCGGAGCATCAGCCTCAAGTTGGACAGCGAAGAGTGA
- the AIP gene encoding AH receptor-interacting protein isoform X1, producing the protein MADIIARLREDGIQKRVIQEGRGELPDFQDGTKATFHYRTLHSDKEGAVLDDSRMRGKPMELIIGKKFKLPVWETIVCTMREGEIAQFCCDVKHVVLYPLVAKSLRNIAAGKDPLEGQRHCCGIAQMHEHSSLGHTDLDALQQNPQPLIFDIEMLKVENPGTYQQDPWAMTDEEKAKAVPVIHQEGNRLYREGHVKEAAAKYYDAIACLKNLQMKEQPGSPDWIQLDQQITPLLLNYCQCKLVAREYYEVLDHCSSILNKYDDNVKAYFKRGKAHAAVWNAQEAQADFAKVLELDPALAPIVSRELRALEARIRQKDEEDKARFRGIFSH; encoded by the exons ATGGCGGATATCATCGCAAGACTCCGGGAGGACGGGATACAAAAGCGTGTGATACAGGAGGGCCGAGGAGAGCTCCCTGACTTTCAGGATGGAACCAAG GCCACGTTCCACTACCGGACTCTGCACAGCGACAAGGAGGGTGCTGTGCTGGATGACAGCCGGATGCGTGGCAAGCCTATGGAGCTCATTATTGGCAAGAAGTTCAAGCTGCCCGTGTGGGAGACCATCGTGTGCACCATGCGTGAGGGGGAGATTGCCCAGTTCTGCTGCGATGTCAAG CATGTGGTCCTGTACCCGCTGGTGGCCAAGAGTTTGCGCAACATCGCAGCTGGCAAGGACCCTCTGGAGGGCCAGCGGCACTGCTGTGGCATCGCCCAGATGCACGAGCACAGTTCCCTGGGCCACACCGACCTGGACGCCCTGCAGCAGAACCCCCAGCCTCTCATCTTTGACATTGAGATGCTTAAG GTGGAGAACCCCGGCACGTACCAGCAGGACCCCTGGGCGATGACGGACGAGGAGAAGGCGAAGGCGGTGCCGGTCATCCACCAGGAGGGCAACAGGCTGTACCGCGAGGGCCACGTGAAGGAGGCCGCCGCCAAGTACTACGACGCCATCGCCTGCCTCAAGAACCTGCAGATGAAG GAGCAGCCCGGCTCCCCGGACTGGATCCAGCTGGACCAGCAGATCACCCCGCTGCTGCTCAACTATTGTCAGTGCAAGCTGGTGGCCCGGGAGTACTACGAGGTGCTGGACCACTGCTCCTCCATCCTCAACAAGTATGACG ACAACGTCAAGGCCTACTTCAAGCGGGGCAAGGCGCACGCGGCCGTGTGGAATGCCCAGGAGGCCCAGGCTGACTTTGCCAAGGTGCTGGAGCTGGACCCCGCCCTGGCGCCCATCGTGAGCCGGGAGCTGCGGGCCCTGGAGGCACGGATCCGGCAGAAGGACGAAGAGGACAAGGCTCGCTTCCGGGGCATCTTCTCCCATTGA
- the AIP gene encoding AH receptor-interacting protein isoform X2 gives MADIIARLREDGIQKRVIQEGRGELPDFQDGTKATFHYRTLHSDKEGAVLDDSRMRGKPMELIIGKKFKLPVWETIVCTMREGEIAQFCCDVKHVVLYPLVAKSLRNIAAGKDPLEGQRHCCGIAQMHEHSSLGHTDLDALQQNPQPLIFDIEMLKVENPGTYQQDPWAMTDEEKAKAVPVIHQEGNRLYREGHVKEAAAKYYDAIACLKNLQMKEQPGSPDWIQLDQQITPLLLNYCQCKLVAREYYEVLDHCSSILNKQRQGLLQAGQGARGRVECPGGPG, from the exons ATGGCGGATATCATCGCAAGACTCCGGGAGGACGGGATACAAAAGCGTGTGATACAGGAGGGCCGAGGAGAGCTCCCTGACTTTCAGGATGGAACCAAG GCCACGTTCCACTACCGGACTCTGCACAGCGACAAGGAGGGTGCTGTGCTGGATGACAGCCGGATGCGTGGCAAGCCTATGGAGCTCATTATTGGCAAGAAGTTCAAGCTGCCCGTGTGGGAGACCATCGTGTGCACCATGCGTGAGGGGGAGATTGCCCAGTTCTGCTGCGATGTCAAG CATGTGGTCCTGTACCCGCTGGTGGCCAAGAGTTTGCGCAACATCGCAGCTGGCAAGGACCCTCTGGAGGGCCAGCGGCACTGCTGTGGCATCGCCCAGATGCACGAGCACAGTTCCCTGGGCCACACCGACCTGGACGCCCTGCAGCAGAACCCCCAGCCTCTCATCTTTGACATTGAGATGCTTAAG GTGGAGAACCCCGGCACGTACCAGCAGGACCCCTGGGCGATGACGGACGAGGAGAAGGCGAAGGCGGTGCCGGTCATCCACCAGGAGGGCAACAGGCTGTACCGCGAGGGCCACGTGAAGGAGGCCGCCGCCAAGTACTACGACGCCATCGCCTGCCTCAAGAACCTGCAGATGAAG GAGCAGCCCGGCTCCCCGGACTGGATCCAGCTGGACCAGCAGATCACCCCGCTGCTGCTCAACTATTGTCAGTGCAAGCTGGTGGCCCGGGAGTACTACGAGGTGCTGGACCACTGCTCCTCCATCCTCAACAA ACAACGTCAAGGCCTACTTCAAGCGGGGCAAGGCGCACGCGGCCGTGTGGAATGCCCAGGAGGCCCAGGCTGA
- the TMEM134 gene encoding transmembrane protein 134 isoform X4, translated as MSAARPQFSIDDAFELSLEDAGPGPEFSGVARFGPLHFERRARFEVADEDKQSRLRYQNLENDEDGAQASPEPDGGVSTRDSSRTSIRSSQWSFSTISSSTQRSYHACCSWTQHPLIQKNRRVVLASFLLLLLGLGVSSAIFFVPGFLXT; from the exons ATGAGCGCCGCCCGGCCCCAGTTCAGCATCGATGACGCCTTCGAGCTGTCGCTGGAGGACGCGGGCCCGGGGCCCGAATTCAGCGGGGTCGCCCGCTTTGGGCCACTGCACTTCGAGCGCCGGGCCCGGTTCGAGGTGGCCGACGAGGACAAGCAGTCCCGGCTGCGCTACCAG AACCTGGAGAACGATGAAGACGGAGCCCAGGCCTCTCCGGAGCCGGATGGGGGAGTCAGCACCAG GGATTCCAGCCGAACGTCCATCCGCAGCTCCCAGTGGTCCTTCAGCACCATCAGCAGTAGCACCCAGCGCTCCTACCATGCCTGCTGCAG CTGGACTCAACACCCTTTGATCCAGAAGAACCGCCGGGTGGTGCTGgcctccttcctgctgctgctcctggggcTGG